The following are encoded together in the Planococcus antarcticus DSM 14505 genome:
- a CDS encoding CidA/LrgA family protein translates to MKIIYIFLQLLAITGFYLLGEELQTFFNIPLPGSIIGFLLLFAALMLKIYPLKWIDSGAHLLLAFLSLYFIPATVGVVEYRELFSGKGILLIPIVMASTFLTMAASGWVSQYAARVSTERKERS, encoded by the coding sequence TTGAAAATTATTTACATCTTTCTTCAGCTTCTCGCCATCACCGGTTTTTATCTGTTAGGTGAAGAATTACAGACTTTTTTCAATATTCCGCTGCCCGGTAGCATTATTGGCTTTCTTTTGCTATTTGCTGCACTGATGCTGAAAATCTATCCGCTGAAGTGGATCGATTCAGGCGCTCATCTCCTGCTGGCTTTTTTATCCCTTTACTTTATCCCTGCTACTGTCGGCGTTGTCGAGTACAGGGAGTTATTTTCCGGTAAAGGTATTTTGCTGATTCCGATTGTCATGGCCAGTACGTTCCTCACCATGGCTGCTTCGGGCTGGGTCAGCCAATATGCTGCCAGGGTCAGTACAGAACGAAAGGAACGATCCTGA
- a CDS encoding LrgB family protein, whose amino-acid sequence MEFNVTAALFAALTVVVYLLTNYLYVRYRKTLLNPVLASTAIITLILVLGNIPYDAYMTGGSWIGTLLGPAVVALAIPLYKQRNLLFANLLPIVSGIAIGVAVGMASGILFTQLFRFSEELILTVLPKSLTTPVAMQVASNLGGIPSLAAVFVMVAGFTGYIIGPVLLKWLHIDSAIGRGIGLGTSAHGMGTAKAFEYGQQEASMSSVAMTLSAVLGALLGPVAAWLLLL is encoded by the coding sequence ATGGAATTTAATGTGACAGCCGCTCTTTTTGCAGCTCTGACGGTTGTTGTTTATCTGCTGACCAACTACCTGTATGTAAGATACAGAAAAACCTTATTGAATCCGGTACTTGCTTCTACAGCGATTATTACCCTCATTTTAGTACTGGGCAATATCCCTTACGATGCGTATATGACGGGCGGAAGCTGGATCGGCACACTCCTTGGGCCGGCAGTTGTCGCTTTGGCAATCCCTCTTTATAAACAGAGAAACCTGCTTTTTGCTAACCTGCTGCCTATCGTATCCGGTATTGCGATAGGGGTTGCAGTCGGTATGGCAAGCGGCATCCTGTTTACACAGCTCTTTCGTTTTTCAGAAGAGCTAATCCTGACGGTGTTGCCAAAATCATTGACAACTCCTGTAGCCATGCAAGTTGCCAGCAATCTTGGCGGCATCCCATCACTGGCCGCAGTTTTTGTCATGGTGGCGGGCTTTACCGGCTATATCATCGGCCCTGTTCTGTTAAAATGGCTGCATATTGATTCGGCGATTGGTCGTGGCATCGGCCTCGGCACTTCTGCCCATGGCATGGGCACCGCAAAAGCCTTTGAGTATGGCCAGCAAGAAGCATCGATGAGTTCCGTCGCGATGACCTTGAGCGCTGTACTTGGGGCCTTATTGGGACCTGTAGCTGCTTGGCTGCTGCTCTTGTAA